From a single Leptidea sinapis chromosome 1, ilLepSina1.1, whole genome shotgun sequence genomic region:
- the LOC126967019 gene encoding short-chain specific acyl-CoA dehydrogenase, mitochondrial, translated as MIRLFTKTVVNIAPRNTRCIASLSALNDTYQMLYKTCRDFAEQELKPNAARYDREHLYPKDAVKKMGDLGLMAIATPEEFGGSGLDYLAYAIALEEISRGCATAGVIMSVNNSLYLGPLLHWGTDKQKSDFVSPYCAGDKVGCFALSEPGNGSDAGAASTIAKNEGDKWIINGTKCWITNGYESEASVVFATTDKSLKHKGISAFIVPKPIKGLDLGKKEDKLGIRGSSTCSLIFEDCEIPKENILGEPGLGFKIAMITLDAGRIGIAAQALGIAQAALDVAVDYASKRMAFGKPITKLQSIQNKLADMALRLESARLLTWRAAWLKDNKKPFTKEAAMAKLAASEAATFVSHQSIQILGGMGYVSDMPAERHYRDARITEIYEGTSEIQRLVIAGQIIKEYGV; from the exons CACCAAGGAATACTCGATGTATTGCATCGCTCTCAGCACTTAACGACACGTATCAAATGTTGTACAAAACATGCCGTGATTTCGCGGAACAAGAACTAAAACCAAATGCGGCTAGGTACGACAGGGAGCATTTGTATCCTAAGGATGCTGTAAAGAAAATGGGAGATCTAGGATTAATGGCAATAGCCACTCCTGAGGAGTTTGGTGGTTCAGGCTTAGACTACCTAGCTTACGCCATTGCTTTAGAAGAAATTTCAAGAGGTTGTGCAACTGCAGGTGTTATAATGTCAGTGAACAATTCTTTATATCTTGGGCCCTTACTACATTGGGGCACTGATAAACAAAAAAGTGACTTTGTCTCACCATATTGTGCAG gAGATAAAGTTGGGTGCTTTGCATTGTCTGAGCCAGGAAACGGCTCAGATGCAGGAGCTGCTTCAACCATTGCTAAAAATGAAGGTGATAAATGGATAATTAATGGGACCAAATGTTGGATCACTAATGGTTATGAAAGTGAAGCATCTGTTGTGTTTGCCACAACTGACAAAAGCTTAAAACATAAAGGAATCTCAGCATTTATTGTCCCTAAACCAATCAAGGGTTTGGATCTAGGCAAGAAAGAAGATAAGTTGGGTATAAGGGGTTCATCTACTTGCTCATTGATCTTCGAGGACTGTGAGATACCAAAGGAGAATATATTGGGGGAACCTGGTTTAGGATTCAAAATTGCAATGATCACTCTTGATGCTGGCAGAATAGGAATTGCAGCTCAGGCATTAGGAATAGCACAA gcAGCTTTGGATGTAGCAGTCGACTATGCTTCAAAAAGAATGGCATTTGGCAAACCAATAACAAAACTACAgtcaattcaaaataaattggcTGATATGGCTCTCAGATTGGAATCTGCTCGGCTACTGACCTGGCGTGCAGCTTGGTTGAAAGATAATAAGAAACCATTCACAAAAGAAGCAGCTATGGCGAAGCTGGCTGCATCAGAAGCTGCTACATTTGTTTCTCATCAAAGTATACAG ATACTTGGTGGAATGGGGTATGTCTCCGACATGCCAGCAGAACGACACTACAGGGATGCAAGAATCACAGAAATTTATGAGGGTACTTCGGAGATACAGAGGCTTGTTATTGCCGGTCAAATTATTAAAGAGTATGGAGTATGA
- the LOC126967409 gene encoding actin-related protein 2/3 complex subunit 3: MPAYHSSLTDYTQSIGNLAVLPLKTTFRGPAPINTKIELDIIDEALNYFKANVFFRFYEIKSDADRVLIYLTLYISECLKKLQKCSNKNQGQQEMYMLAISKFDIPGESGFPLNSVYAKPSSAQEADLMRQYFQQLRHETGARVCDKVFATEDGKPSKWWLCFAKRKFMDKSLSGPGQ, from the exons ATGCCA GCCTATCATTCGTCATTAACAGATTATACCCAGTCAATTGGTAATCTTGCTGTTTTACCTCTCAAAACCACTTTTCGAGGCCCTGCACCAATTAACACTAAAATCGAACTGGATATTATTGATGAAGctctaaattattttaaagcaaacGTCTTCTTTAGATTCTATGAGATCAAG TCTGATGCAGATAGAGTGCTTATCTATCTAACTCTATACATCTcggaatgtttaaaaaaactgcaGAAATGCTCCAACAAGAACCAAGGGCAACAGGAAATGTATATGCTGGCTATATCAAAGTTTGATATACCAGGGGAATCTGGATTTCCCTTAAATTCAGTTTATGCTAAGCCATCATCTGCTCAGGAAGCTG ACTTAATGAGACAGTATTTTCAACAACTTAGGCATGAGACAGGTGCCAGAGTTTGTGATaag GTGTTTGCTACTGAAGACGGTAAGCCAAGTAAATGGTGGTTGTGCTTTGCGAAGAGGAAATTCATGGACAAGTCACTTTCAGGCCCCGGGCaataa
- the LOC126967422 gene encoding coiled-coil domain-containing protein 86, which yields MANENETEDKVLSILTNLKQQEQPSESKISKNEKKKPKKSATEVSLRGKPKSGRFWKSKKERFNSINKTKGIRLNFEKKAALRIELQNVKNLSHQLKNQQKEKEEARKEKRRENLKRTEENKRKSEIVQVITNTKKLKRMKKKQLRFIEKRDTSQIINANK from the exons ATGGCAAATGAAAATGAAACCGAAGATAAAGTGCTGTCtatattaacaaatttgaaACAACAAGAACAACCTAGTGAATCTAAAATTAGCAAGAATGAGaagaaaaaacccaaaaagagTGCAACTGAAGTATCTCTGCGTGGAAAACCTAAGTCAGGGAGATTTTGGAAATCTAAAAAAGAAAG gTTTAATTctattaacaaaacaaaaggCATAAGGCTGAACTTTGAAAAGAAAGCAGCTTTGCGAATTGAacttcaaaatgtaaaaaatcttTCCCATCAActtaaaaatcaacaaaaagaaaaagaagaagcccGCAAAGAAAAGAGAAGAGAGAACTTAAAACGCACCGAGGAAAACAAAAGAAAGTCAGAAATTGTTCaagttattacaaatacaaagaAACTAAAACGGATGAAGAAGAAACAGCTGAGGTTTATTGAGAAGAGGGATACAAGTCAGATTataaatgcaaataaataa